From Polaribacter haliotis:
ATATTCCCTTTTTCGCCATCTTTGTTAAATAATTGTAAAACAAATACGTCTCCTTTTTTTAGTTTTGAAGCATTTTCAACTGTAAAAACATGTTCGCCACGTTTTCCTTCTAAAACATTTGCAAAAACGTTGTAAGGTTGCTCATATTTTTGAAGATAAGATTTCACTCTTACTTTTGGAACACGTGTCCAAATAAAGCCACCAGTCCATGCATATTGAGAAAAAGGCAAGTCGATATTATTTTGTTTTTCACGTTGTCTTTTATCAAATTTTAATAAATATTCACGCAATTCTTGTAAATCTTCTGGGTCTTTCACATAAATTAAAGGTCTTGGAAAATAAATTTCTGTTCCCATTTCTCCAGTTCCTGCACCTCTTAAAACAAAATTGCTTCTTTCAAGATAAATTATTTCACTAATAATAATTCTACCAACAGGTAATTGTAAAGTAACTTTTCCTTCCACTTTATTGGCTTCATTTATAGCTTTTATCAGGTTTTTAGAATCGTCTAAACCATCATTTGCAATAACTCCGAAATCAGTTGCTAAAATTATTTTTCCTTTGGAAGTCGGAATTTCTTTTTCTCCATTATGATATCCTGCAAAACTAAAATCAGGTAAATAATTTTCTTTTTGGACTTTTTTATTGTTGATAATTTTAGGAATATTTTGCCCAAAAATTGAAGTTGAAAATCCAATAAGGAAAATTAAAAGAGAAAAAATGGTATATTTAGTTTTCATAAAATAATTGCGGTTTACTAAAGTAAAAATAGTGATTTTAGTATTTGGATAAGTTCACATTAGGTATATTATTGTGTTTTTTTATTATTTAAATTGATTAAAAAACAATTTCAAAAATCACAAAGATTGAATTTTATTATTTATTATAAGTGTCTGGTTTTTAGAATATTGAATTTTATTATTCCTTTTATGTATCATCACATAAATGAAAAGAAGTATCATTACAAGACAGTACAGGATATAAAATTTTCAATAAAAAGTAATTTTATAGATTGATAAAATATAAATAAAAAGAATTTTAAGAATGAGTAAAACAATTGTATTAACTGGTGCTGGAGGAGTTTTGTGTAGCACTTTAGCAAAAGCATTGGCAAGAGAAGGAAACAACATTGCTGTTTTAGATTTAAGAAAAGAAGCTGCAGATAAAGTTGCAGATGAAATAAATGCAAATGGCGGAAAAGCAATTGGAGTTGCAGCCAATGTTTTGGAAAAAGATTCTTTAGTAAATGCCAAAAAGGATGTAAATGATACTTTTGGAAAAGTGGATATTTTGGTTAATGGAGCTGGAGGAAATCATCCTTTAGGAACGACTTCTAATCCGTTTTTTGAAATGGAAGATTTGAATAATAAAACAGAAGGTTTTAAAACATTTTTCGATTTAGACCCAAAAGGAATAGAATTTACGTTCAACTTAAACTTTTTAGGAACGTTGATTCCTACACAAGTTTTTGCAGAAGATATGGTAGGCAGAGAAGGTTGTTCAGTTTTAAATATTTCTTCTATGAACGCATTTACACCTTTAACAAAAATACCAGCTTATAGTGGTGCAAAAGCAGCAGTTTCTAATTTTACACAATGGTTGGCTGTTCATTTTTCTAAAGTTGGAATTCGTGTAAATGCTTTAGCTCCTGGGTTTTTCTTAACCGATCAAAACAGAAGTTTATTAACAAAAGAAGATGGAAGTTTAACACAAAGAGGACAACAAATTATAGATCAAACACCAATGAATCGTTATGGAGAACCAGAAGATTTAGTAGGAACAACTTTATGGTTGTGTGGAGAAGGTTCTAAATTTGTAACAGGAGTTGTTGTGCCAATTGATGGTGGATTTGCAGCTTATAGTGGAGTTTAGAAGCCCATCTTAATCTTCCCAAAGGGAAGAAACACGGTTGTGGTTAAATTGCTTTAAAATTATAAAAAATTTGAATTTAGAACAAAATATGAATAAATTAACGAACAAACCCCTTCCCTTTGGGAAGGCTGGGATGGGTCTTGAACAAACTTGGAGATGGTATGGACCAAATGATCCAGTTTCTTTACAAGATATAAAACAATCTGGAGCAACAGGAATCGTTTCAGCTTTGCATCATATTAAAAACGGAGAAATTTGGACTGTTGAAGAAATCAACAAAAGAAAAGAGATTATAGAAAGTGTTGGATTGACTTGGTCTGTTGTAGAATCTGTTCCAATTCATGAAAATATTAAAACAAAATCTGGCGATTATAAAAAGTATTACGAAAATTATAAGCAGACATTAACCAATCTTGGCGAATGTGGAATTGACATCGTTTGTTATAATTTTATGCCTGTTTTAGATTGGACTCGTACGAATTTAGATTACGAAGTATCTGACCAATCTACAGCTTTACGTTTTGAAGCAGCAGCTTTTGCAGCTTTTGAATTGTATTTATTAAAAAGACCTGGAGCAGAAAATGAATATTCAGAAAGTCAAAAACAAAAAGCCTCTGAATTCTTGAAAAACGCATCTGCAGAAGATCAAAAAAGATTAATTAGAAATATTATTGCTGGTTTGCCAGGAGCAGAAGAGGGGTATTCTTTGGAAGAATTCAATACCATTTTAGCAACTTATAATAATGTTGGCTCAAAAGAATTGAAAGCAAATTTATTTTCATTTTTATCAGAAATTATTCCTGCAGCAGAAAAAGCAGGCGTTTTAATGTGCATTCATCCAGATGATCCACCTTTTCCTATTTTAGGTTTGCCAAGAGTGGTTTCTACAGAACAAGATATTGTAGATTTATATGAAGCTGTTCCTTCTAAAAATAATGGATTGACATTTTGTACAGGTTCTTTTGGAGTAAGAGCAGATAACGATTTAGCAGGAATGGTTGAACGTTTAGGAGATAGAATTCATTTTATACATTTACGCGCAACAAAAAGAGATGCTGAAGGTAATTTCCATGAAGCAGACCATTTAGAAGGCGATGTAGATATGTATGCTGTTATGAAAGCTTTGGTTTTAGAGCAACAAAAAAGAATTGCAGCAGGAAGACAAGATGTAAGAATGCCTTTTAGACCAGATCATGGTCATAAAATGTTAGACGATTTAAAGAAAAAAACGAATCCTGGTTATTCTGGAATAGGACGTTTAAGAGGTTTAGCAGAGTTAAGAGGTTTAGAAATGGGAATTAGACGTTCTCTATAAATTAAAGATATTTTTGTGCTAATTGTAATTAACAACATCAATAAATGAAAAAAAACACGCTTTTTTTATCACTTTTTTTATTCAGTTTTTCAATATTATTTATTGGATGCAAATCTAAAGATGATGTGAAAATTTTACGATTAGGACATAGTTTAGACACACAACATCCTGTTCACAAAGCCATGGTTATTTTAGGTGAAAAACTAAAAGAAAAGTCCAATGGAAAATTTATTGTAAATATTTATCCAAGTAGTCAATTAGGAGGGGAAAGAGAATGTTTAGAGTTGTTGCAAATTGGTAGTTTAGATATTACGAAGGTTTCAGCAGCAGTTTTAGAGAATTTTATTCCAGAATATAAGGTGTTTAGTGTGCCTTATATGTTTAGAGACAAAGCACATACTTTTAGTGTTTTTGATAGTGAAATTGGAGAGAGCTTATTGCTAAAAGGTGAAAAATTTAGATTACGTGGACTGACTTTTTATGATGCTGGAAGTAGAAGTTTTTACATGAAAGAAAATCCAATTAAATCGCCTTCAGATTTAAAAGGAAAAAAGATTAGAGTCCAAAAAAGTAACATGGCAGTTGCTATGGTAAATGATTTAGGAGGTTCTCCAACACCAATTTCTTGGGGAGAATTATACACAGCTTTGCAACAAGGAGTTGTTGATGGTGCAGAAAATAATCCACCAAGTTTTTTTACATCTAAACATTACGAAGTTTGTAAATTCTATTCTTTAGATGAACACACTTCAGTTCCTGATGTTTTATTGATTGGAACAGATACTTGGAGCAGATTAAATGACCAAGAGAAAAAATGGTTAGAAGAAGCTGTTGCAGAAAGTACAATTGCACAAAGAAGATTGTGGGCAGCTTCTGAAAAGGAATCTTTAGAAGCAGTTAAAAAAGCAGGTGTGACTGTAATTTATCCTGATAAAAAACCATTTGAAGCACAAACCAAAGGAATTTTAGAATTGTTTAAAGACGATGCAGAAATGAAAGCCTTAATTTCTTCAATTAAAAACGAACAATAATGAGAGCAAAAATTGATAGTATTTTAGAAAAATTAGTGCTTTTTATTTTAGCCTTAATGTTGTTTAGTGTGATTTGGCAAGTATTTTCAAGATTTATTTTGAAAAACCCAAGTACCATTACAGACGAAATTTCGAGTTTTTCTTTAATTTGGGTTGGTTTATTAGGAGCAGCGTATGCAACAGGAAAGCATTTGCATTTGGCAATTGATTTAATTCCAGAAAAAGTAGTTGCAAAAAAGCAAAATCTTTTTGATGGAATTGTCTATTTATCAACCTTTCTTTTTGCATTTACAGTAATGGTAATTGGTGGCATTCGTTTATGCCAGTTAAGTTTTCAATTCGGACAAACATCTGCAACTTTAGAAATTCCTTTAGGATTTATTTATATGGTGGTTCCTATTTCTGGAATTCTAATTTGCTACTATAGTTTGCACACTTTTATCAATAATAGAAAATTAAATAAAGCATAAAATTATGAATTTAGTTGAAGTCCTTATTTTAGTTTGCAGTTTTTTAGTTTTCTTATCTTTAAGAGTGCCAATTGCTTATGCCATTGGTTTAGCAGCATTATTTACCTTATTAAGTGCAATGCCTTTTTTGCCTTCAGTTACAACTTTGGCACAAAGAATGGCAACTTCGTTAGATAGTTTTACATTGTCTGCCATTCCATTTTTTATACTCGCAGGTCAAATTATGAATCGTGGAGGAATTGCAGTTCGACTCATAAATTTTGCAAAAGCAATTGTAGGTCCATTGCCTGGAGGTTTGGCATTTGTAAATATTATTTCTTGTATGTTATTTGGTGCCATTTCAGGCTCTGCAGTTGCAGCAGCTTCAGCAATTGGTGGTTTTATGAATCCAATGATGGAAAAAGATGGGTATGATAAATCTTTTAGTGCAGCAGTAAATATTACAAGTGCAACAACTGGTTTAATAATTCCACCAAGTAATGTATTAATTGTGTATTCTTTAGCAAGTGGAGGCGTTTCTATTGCAGCCTTATTTATTGCAGGTTACGTTCCAGGTTTGTTAATTGGTTTTGCATTGATGGTGGTTGCTTTAATTTATTCAATTATCAAAAAATATCCGACAGATAAAGTAGTTGGTTTTAAAGAATTTTTTAGAAGATTTATTGCGGCTTTTCCAAGTTTAATGTTGTTGGTTGTTGTAATTGGAGGAATTGTAGCAGGAATTTTTACAGCGACAGAAGCTTCTGCAATTGCAGTAATTTATACTTTGGTTTTAGGATTTGCATATAAAGAAATCTCGATGAAAGATATTTCTCCAATATTGTTAGAAACTGTAAAAACTTCAGCAATTGTTCTACTTTTAATTGCAACATCCATTGCAATGTCTTGGGTAATGAGTTATGAAAATATTCCGCAAGAAATTAGTAATACGTTACTTTCAATTAGTGATAATCCTATTGTAATCTTAATCATTATCAACTTAATACTATTATTTGTTGGTGTTTTTATGGACATGACTCCAGCAGTTTTAATTTTTACACCAATCTTTTTACCAATTGTAACAAGTTTAGGAATGGATCCAATTCATTTCGGAATTATTATGATTATGAACTTATGTATTGGATTGTGTACACCACCTGTTGGTTCTGTTCTCTTTGTTGGTTGTAGTGTGGCTGGTTTAAAAATTCAGCAAGTAGTCAAACCGCTTTTACCCTTGTTTTTAGTGATGATTTTAGTGTTATTAATAATTACGTATTTCCCAGAATTAACACTTTGGTTGCCAAGACAATTCGATTTGATATAATTAACATTTTGTTTTATTTATTTGATGTATATTTGGGAAACCAAATTGGTTAACCAATTTTAATTATGAAAAAAAAATTCTTTTTTACATCAATATGTATGTTACTTTTTCAAGTAATTTCAGCTCAAGTTATTTTGGAAGCAGATGGCACAACAGATACGTACGATTTAATTAATTCTGTTTTTGCCAATGCAAATAGAAATGTTGTGGAAGTGCCAGATTGTAACCATACTTCCTTTGGAAAACATATTACTCAAATTTTTGATACAGAATTAAATAAAAACGTGTTTCAATTCCACATACATGTTTCTCCAGATAACGATCGTTGTAAAGCAGGAGTTGATGACCGACAAAGAAATGAGATAAAAACGTATGGCGATTCTCCAGAAAATATAAAAGCAGATGAAGGTGAAACTGTTCAATACAAATGGAAATTTAAACTTTCTGATACTTTTAAGCCAACTTCGAGTTTTACACATATTCATCAAATAAAATCTGTTGATGGACCTTATGCTTCCATTCCAATGATTTCTTTTACGTTAAGAAAATCGAATCCAGATAGATTAGAATTAAGACACACTTCTACAACCAACCAAACCACTTTAAAATCGGCAAATTTAGATTTATTTAGAGGAAATTGGGTTTCAGTTTTAGAAACGATAAAGTATAGTAATTCAGGAAGTTATTCGCTAGAAATTAAAAATATTGCGACCAATCAAGTTATTTTAAGTTACACAAATAATTCGATTGATAACTGGCAAGATGGAGCATCATTCGCAAGACCAAAATGGGGTATTTATAGAAGTTTAAATAACAAACAAGATTTGCAGGATGAAATTGTAAAATTTGCAGATTTTAGTATTGAGGAAAATCCATCTACGCTTTCTGTTGATATAGATGTAAAAACATTAAAAGAGAAAGCAGAAAATATTTTATTATATCCAAATCCTTCATCTAAAGAAGTGGAGTTTAAAAATGCCAATTCAGACAATTACAATTCTATAGAAATGTATGATTTTTCTGGACGAAAAATCACCATTGAAAAAAGGCTAAATAATGAAAAGTTAGACGTTTCTAATCTTTCTAAAGGTTTGTATTTTATCGTTTTTAAGAAAGATACAATCACTGCTAAAGTATTAAAGTGTTACGTTAAATAAAATTTATTTATTTAGTAAAAGCATCAATTACCTTCATTACAGTAACACCGTTTTCTAAATCACAAGGATTTTTTCCTTTTCCTAAAAAGTAATTTACTGTAGCTACAATCATCGGTTTTTGAATGTTTACAGGATTTTCAAAATCGAAAATTTCTTCTTTTTCATTTGTTGATAAAACTACTTTTTCATCATAAAAAGAAAAGGTAATCGTTCCTTTTTCGCCATAAATTTTACACACGTCTTTTGTGTCTTTTTCTGAAGCGTTAAAATTCCAAATTCCTCTAAATTGAATTCCGTTTTTAAAGTCTATTATTCCATTAACCAATTCATGAACTCCATTATTTTGACTCGATTTAGCAAAACCTTTTGCAGTTTCTATTTCTCCAAAATAATATAATAGTAAATCTATTTGATGAGGAGCAATATCATTAAAATATCCACCACCAGAAATTTTAGGATTTAAACGCCAATTCGCTTCAGTTTTCGTGATTATTTTATTCTCTTTCGATTGTAAAATGGTAATATCAGCAAAAGAAATCTTTCCTATTGCATTACTATCAATTAACTCTTTTACTTTTAAAAAAGCAGGTAATTGTCTTCTATAATGTGCAACTACTACTGTATCATTTTTACTTACAAAAGCTTTTAATTCTTTTGCTTCAGTATAATTTAATGTGATGGGTTTTTCTAAATACACAAACTTTTTAGCTTGCAAACATTTTTTTGCAATTTCTAAATGTGTAGAAGGTGGAGTTGCAATATAAACAGCGTTAATTTCTGGGTTTTCTAATAAATCTTCAATAGAAGTGTACCAAAAAGGAACGTTATGTCTTTCTGCAAAGTCTTTAGCTTTCGTTGCATTTCTTCTCATCACTGCAACTAATTTAGAGTTTTCAACTTTGTTGAAAGCTGGGCCACTTTTTACTTCAGCAACATCTCCAGCACCAATAATTCCCCAATTAATTGTTTTCATTTTATTTTTTATCTTTTTTTTCAGTCGTAGAAATCATTTCCCCCAAATTATATAGTTCAGTTTTTAGAAGAATTCCTGTTTCTGAATAATAAGACCAAGTTCCGTGTTTTTTACCTTTTAAGAAAAAGAAGTCGTGTTGTAAAACATCATTATTATAATAAGCTCTTGAAATTCCATTTGGAATATCCATAATATAAGATTCTTCATACCTTAAATTCCCATTATCGTGAAAATATTTCCATAAACCTTGTGCTTTGCCATCTTTCCAATTTGCATCGTATCTTAAATTTCCATTTTCTAACCATTCTTGCCAAGAACCATTTGCAAGCCCGTTTTTAAAAGTAACCCAAGTTTTTGGTTTACCATTTTTATAGTTTTCAATTAAAAAGCCATTCAATGGTTTATTTTGAAAAGTTCTAATTTTAATTCCATTTTTTTCAATTAATACAGTTTTAGATTTTTCAACAATGGTTTGAGAAATAGAAATAAATGTCACTAAAAAAGTGAATGATAGGGTTGCAATTAATTTCATATTTATTTTAAGGTTTAATATAATTAATTTTTAAAATTGAAGTAATTTTTAGCATTGTTGTAACAAATGTCACTCACAATTTTACCTAAAAAAGCTTCATCATTTGGTAATTCTCTATTTTCAACATCTGTTCCAATAACATTGCATAAAATTCTTCTAAAATATTCGTGTCTTGTAAAAGATAAGAAACTTCTAGAATCTGTAAGCATTCCTACAAAATTACTTAACAAACCTTGGTTAGAAAGTGTGTCTATTTGTTTTTCCATTCCGTCTTTTTGGTCTAAAAACCACCAAGCAGCGCCAAACTGAATTTTCCCTTTAATAGTACCATCATTAAAGTTACCAACCATTGTTGCAAAAACATCATTGTCAGCAGGATTTAAGTTGTAAACAATTGTTTTTGTGAGCTGATTTGTGGCATCTAAAGCATTAAAAAAACCTCTCAAATGTTTAATTTGAGAAGCATCACTCATAGAATCAAAACCAGAATCAACTCCAATTTTATTTAACAAGCGATGATTATTATTACGAATTACACCCAAATGCAATTGTTGTGTCCATCCTTTTTTATGATACATTTTTCCTAAAGAAACGAGAGTTTTCGCTTTGAAGAATAATACCTCGTCTTCTGTTAAATTTGTGTTGGAAGTTACTTTATCAAAAAGTGAAGAAAGATTATATTTTTCCCCTTCGTAAAAAGGCATTTGCTCAAAACCATGATCAGACAATCTACAACCATTTTCATGAAAGAAATCGACTCTTTTCTGTAATGCATTTAGATAATCATCATAAGAGTTAATCGTTATTTTAGAAACGTTTTCTAATGCTGAAAGATAGTTTTTAAAGCTTTTTGAATCAGAAACATCAATTGATTTATCTGGTCTAAAAGTTGGAAATGCTTTCACTTTAGAAGCATCTTTTTGAATATCAATATGATGTTCTAAAGAATCAGTTGGATCATCAGTTGTGCATAAAGATTCTACATTCATCAATTTTAATAAACCATTTGCAGAATGTGTTTTTTGTTGCAAAATTTTATTGGTTTTCTCGTAAATTTCTTCAGCATTTTTGGGTGATAAAAGTGCTGAAATTCCAAAATAAGCTTTCAATTCTAAATGTGTCCAATGAAACAACGGATTTCGAATGGTAAAAGGAACCAATTCTGCCCATTTTAAGAATTTTTCTTTATCAGAAGCATCACCAGTAATGTATTTTTCATCAATACCAAAAGCACGCATTGCACGCCATTTATAGTGATCTCCTGCTAACCAAACTTGCGTAATATTTTCAAATTGAGTGTCTTCTGCAATTTGTTGTGGAGATAAATGATTATGATAATCTATAATTGGTAACTCTTTCGCAAAATCGTGATATAGTTTTTTTGCAAAATCGTTCTGTAGTAAAAAGTCTTCCGTAAGAAAAGTTGCCATAAGTTATAATTTCAATGTATTTTAAATAATCTCTATAGATTATATTGCAATTTTGTAAAGTTAAAAATATTGTGGTATTCTTCTGTCCTGTATTGGATTATTATCGTGTGTATTTCTAAAAATTTTGATAAAAATCCTTAATTTTAGTCAAATTTCAATGAAGCTTTCAATCAAAAATTTTAATAATTCAAATTTAGTACATATATTTGGTAAACCAAATTGGTTAACCAATTCAATTAATCAGTTGTTTTTCAATCAAATTTAAATCACTTTATGAAAAATTCATTTCTTATTATCAGCATCTTCTTATTACTAATTTCATGTAATGAAAAAACTACAAATGCTGTTTTTGTGGAAAATAAATCAGAATTAAAAGAAGCCATAAAAAATGCAAAACCTGGTGACGATATTGTTTTAAAAGATGGTATTTGGAAAGATGTAGAAATTAAGTTTGTTGGAAAAGGAACAAAAGAAAGTCCAATTATTTTAAGAGCAGAAACTGCTGGTAAGGTTTTTATAGAAGGCGTTTCTAACTTAAGCTTTGGTGGCGAATATTTAACTGTAAAAGACTTGCATTTTAGAAATGGGTATTCTCCAACAAAAGAAGTAATTGCTTTTAGAACAGATTCTAAAAACCTTGCCAGTAATTGTAGAGTTACCAATTGTGTAATTGTTGATTTTAATAAATTACAAAGAGATAATGACGATTTTTGGGTTCAGTTTTATGGAAGACACAACCAATTAGACCATTGTTATTTAGCTGGTAAAACAAATGGAGGACCAACAGTTAGAGTCGATTTAAAAGGAATACAGAGTATTAAAAACTATCATAAAATAGTAAATAATCATTTTGGGCCAAGACCAAGAAAAGGTGGAGCAAGAGGAGAAACGATTCAATTAGGAAGCAGTTTTACGTCTATGAGTCCAAGTAATACAACTATTGCAAATAACTTTTTTGAAGAGTGTAATGGTGAAGTTGAAATAATTTCGAGTAAAACGAATTTCAACGAAATTAAAAACAATGTTTTTTATAAAAGTGAAGGCTCTGTGGTTACAAGACATGGAAATTACACTATGATTGATGGAAATTATTTTATTGGTGATGGAGAAAACGAAAATTATGGTGGAATTAGAATTGTAAATACAGGACATTGGATTGTAAATAATTATTTCTACAAAATAATTGGCGAGAATTTTAGAAGTCCTTTAGCAGTTATGAATGGAATTCCGAAAAGTCCATTAAACAGATACAATCAAGTTACAGATGTTGTGGTTGCTTACAATACATATGTCGATTGTAAGTCTCCTTTTCAATTTGGAGTGGGAACAAATATTGCACAAAGTGCGGTGTTACCAAAATCAGAAATTCGTTCTGCAAGACCAATTAGAACAACAGTTGCAAACAATGTAATTTACAATTCTAAAGGAGATGAAACACCAATTGTTGAACATGATAAAGCAGATGGAGTTTTGTTTAAAAGCAATATAATTGGTAATAATGGTTTGTATTTAAAAGATGACATACGTTTAAAACCAGCAAGTTTTACATTAGACACAATTAGCGAAAACATTATGTTACCTAACCTTTCCTCTGTTGATGTAGAACCTTATAATGGTTTCGATTTCGATTTAATTAAAACGGATTTAGTTGGAAATTCAAGAGAAAATAATAATGCTATTGGAGCAACTGTTAAAGCAGATATTACAAATCCTAATATTTTAGATAAAAGTAAATATGGCGCAACTTGGTTTAAGGTTGATGCAATTGTAGAAGGAAAAACAATTAAAGTTTCCCCTTCAGATAATTTATCAGAAAAAATAAAATCTGCTAATAAAGGCGATATTATTTCTTTAAATGAAGGAAAATATGTTGTTTCAAAATC
This genomic window contains:
- a CDS encoding chondroitinase-B domain-containing protein; translation: MKNSFLIISIFLLLISCNEKTTNAVFVENKSELKEAIKNAKPGDDIVLKDGIWKDVEIKFVGKGTKESPIILRAETAGKVFIEGVSNLSFGGEYLTVKDLHFRNGYSPTKEVIAFRTDSKNLASNCRVTNCVIVDFNKLQRDNDDFWVQFYGRHNQLDHCYLAGKTNGGPTVRVDLKGIQSIKNYHKIVNNHFGPRPRKGGARGETIQLGSSFTSMSPSNTTIANNFFEECNGEVEIISSKTNFNEIKNNVFYKSEGSVVTRHGNYTMIDGNYFIGDGENENYGGIRIVNTGHWIVNNYFYKIIGENFRSPLAVMNGIPKSPLNRYNQVTDVVVAYNTYVDCKSPFQFGVGTNIAQSAVLPKSEIRSARPIRTTVANNVIYNSKGDETPIVEHDKADGVLFKSNIIGNNGLYLKDDIRLKPASFTLDTISENIMLPNLSSVDVEPYNGFDFDLIKTDLVGNSRENNNAIGATVKADITNPNILDKSKYGATWFKVDAIVEGKTIKVSPSDNLSEKIKSANKGDIISLNEGKYVVSKSLIIDKNLTIQSSSENKAEIVFEGAENTPAFALNPYGVLTLKNVKLSGNGKNQAFASLKENMSNHFGLSVSGSEISNFNYVLKAYKQTFAETVTFKNTSISNCENGIELSEETNDRGDYNTEFLTIDNCTFNNVKQNVIDYYRGGYDESTIGGNLLVTNSTFTNCGAKEQNKMLLNHRGIVNVNINNNTFKNNKIQFVSILWGAKNNVESNNTLINSGKIKTEENLVMKLMY